One window of Cygnus atratus isolate AKBS03 ecotype Queensland, Australia chromosome 17, CAtr_DNAZoo_HiC_assembly, whole genome shotgun sequence genomic DNA carries:
- the UNC119B gene encoding protein unc-119 homolog B: MSGSKARAAAAAGPEKKPPPSTGGALSRLRGRRGSGDAAPRPGTLWTESELLALETVRPEHVLGLCRVTENYLCKPEDNIYNIDFTRFKIRDLETGTVLFEIAKPSASEQDDEGEDDNSELDASAGRFVRYQFTPAFLRLRTVGATVEFTVGEKPVSNFRMIERHYFRDRLLKNFDFDFGFCIPSSRNTCEHIYEFPQLSEDLIRLMVENPYETRSDSFYFVDNKLIMHNKADYAYNGGQ; this comes from the exons atGAGCGGCTCCAAGgcgagggcggcggcggcggcggggccggagaAGAAGCCGCCGCCGAGCACCGGGGGAGCCCTCAGCCGCCTGCGGGGCCGCCGAGGCTCGGGGGACGCGGCGCCGCGGCCGGGGACGCTGTGGACCGAATCCGAACTGCTGGCGCTGGAGACCGTCCGGCCCGAGCACGTCCTGGGGCTGTGCCGGGTGACGGAGA attATTTATGCAAACCTGAGGACAACATTTACAACATTGACTTCACCAGGTTCAAGATCCGGGACCTCGAGACTGGAACAGTGCTGTTTGAAATTGCGAAGCCTTCTGCTTCAG AGCAAGACGATGAGGGTGAAGATGACAACAGTGAACTTGATGCTAGTGCAGGCCGCTTTGTTCGTTACCAGTTCACCCCAGCGTTTCTTCGTCTTCGGACTGTTGGTGCAAC AGTGGAATTTACAGTGGGAGAAAAGCCAGTGTCAAACTTTCGAATGATTGAGAGACATTACTTCCGAGATCGCTTGCTGAAGAACTTTGACTTTGATTTTGGCTTCTGCATCCCCAGTAGCAGGAACACATGCGAACACATCTATGAATTCCCTCAGCTCTCAGAAGACCTTA TCCGTCTGATGGTTGAAAATCCATACGAGACCCGCTCAGACAGCTTTTACTTTGTGGACAACAAGTTGATAATGCACAACAAGGCCGATTACGCGTACAACGGAGGACAGTAA